The Paenibacillus sp. FSL R7-0204 genome includes a region encoding these proteins:
- a CDS encoding FAD-dependent oxidoreductase: protein MYEIVIIGAGPAGASAALFAAKAGKKTLLIDNDKGMTRRGWYENYYGISEIGGPELVETGHKQAVKFGAELVAGQATSLEASGEGFVIGTESGATYEAKHVVLATGVLTDLAAAAGVTTKEGTEPRIKTVIAATPEGRTNIDGIWAAGTVAGMSVHAIITAGDGAKVAVNIISELNGARYVDHDLLKG from the coding sequence ATGTACGAAATCGTCATTATCGGTGCCGGTCCTGCCGGTGCAAGCGCCGCCCTGTTCGCTGCCAAGGCCGGCAAAAAAACGCTGCTGATTGACAACGACAAAGGTATGACCCGCAGAGGCTGGTATGAAAATTATTACGGAATTAGCGAGATCGGCGGACCTGAGCTGGTAGAAACCGGACATAAACAGGCCGTGAAGTTCGGGGCCGAGCTGGTTGCCGGACAAGCGACGTCGCTGGAAGCCAGCGGTGAGGGCTTTGTCATTGGGACGGAGAGCGGAGCTACTTATGAGGCTAAGCATGTCGTGCTGGCGACAGGTGTTCTGACGGATCTGGCTGCCGCAGCCGGGGTAACGACCAAGGAGGGTACGGAGCCAAGAATCAAGACCGTGATTGCCGCCACACCGGAAGGCAGAACCAATATCGACGGGATCTGGGCCGCCGGAACCGTTGCCGGAATGAGTGTTCACGCGATTATCACTGCCGGGGACGGCGCCAAGGTTGCCGTCAACATTATCAGTGAGCTGAACGGGGCACGTTATGTCGATCACGATTTGCTGAAGGGTTAG
- a CDS encoding glycosyltransferase family 2 protein: MSVQVRYSIIIPMYNEEAVIQETYRRIKKVMGTTGEPYELIFVNDGSTDNCAQMIEEYSYWDESVKLIDLSRNFGHQVAITAGMDYALGDAVVIIDADLQDPPELIPEMIAEWKQGYQVVYAKRIKRNGESLFKKWTASLFYRVLRYSTDISIPVDTGDFRLMDRRVCDELKRLPEKNRFVRGLVSWVGFRQKAIEYEREERLAGETKYPLGRMLKLSLDGITSFSYKPLKLAGVLGVLLSVSGFLYLMYVLYLALFTDAAVKGWASMIGITLTFNGFVLLMLGILGEYVGRIYDESKGRPLYIVQEFYSGRPQQSAPEQRVASLNK, translated from the coding sequence ATGAGTGTTCAAGTGCGCTATTCCATTATTATACCGATGTACAATGAAGAGGCTGTTATTCAGGAGACCTACCGGCGCATCAAAAAAGTAATGGGCACAACAGGCGAGCCCTACGAGCTGATCTTCGTCAATGACGGCAGCACCGACAATTGCGCGCAGATGATCGAGGAGTACAGCTATTGGGATGAAAGTGTGAAGCTGATCGATCTGTCCCGCAATTTCGGGCATCAGGTCGCTATTACCGCAGGGATGGATTATGCGCTGGGCGATGCGGTTGTGATCATTGACGCGGATCTCCAGGACCCGCCCGAGCTGATTCCGGAGATGATTGCGGAGTGGAAGCAAGGCTACCAGGTCGTGTACGCCAAGCGGATCAAGCGAAACGGAGAGTCCCTGTTCAAAAAGTGGACGGCCAGCTTATTTTACCGGGTGCTGCGTTATTCGACAGATATCTCCATTCCGGTGGACACCGGTGATTTCCGCCTGATGGACCGCAGAGTCTGCGATGAGCTGAAGCGTCTGCCCGAGAAGAACCGCTTCGTTCGCGGTCTCGTCAGCTGGGTTGGATTCCGCCAGAAGGCGATAGAATACGAGCGGGAGGAGCGGCTGGCCGGAGAGACCAAATATCCGTTAGGGCGGATGCTGAAGCTGTCGCTGGACGGCATTACCTCCTTCTCTTATAAGCCGCTGAAGCTGGCTGGTGTTCTTGGAGTGCTTCTGTCCGTATCCGGTTTTCTGTACCTGATGTATGTGCTGTATCTGGCGCTCTTTACGGATGCGGCCGTGAAGGGATGGGCATCGATGATCGGGATCACATTGACCTTCAACGGGTTCGTGCTGCTCATGCTGGGTATTCTGGGCGAGTATGTCGGACGAATCTATGATGAATCGAAGGGCCGTCCCCTCTACATCGTTCAGGAATTCTACAGCGGCAGGCCGCAGCAGAGCGCACCGGAGCAGAGAGTCGCCAGTCTCAACAAATAA